In Cotesia glomerata isolate CgM1 linkage group LG3, MPM_Cglom_v2.3, whole genome shotgun sequence, one genomic interval encodes:
- the LOC123261373 gene encoding uncharacterized protein LOC123261373: protein MCCSSGKVQLSKLGPYAEPLHSLLTHQDPLSEHFLKNARKYNGCFQMTSFGAKEYFVGDECHERDIRCVIYPGVYPELVHQLQKLLHQHNKYLQDFKAAIDSILKDQKDFKVIINADRKPAGEHKGGFNAPQAKEVAVLIVGQDFEKRDIVFHSRDCFVENYPMRIIPRLNRDNKLMRISETHRSYDALQYPLMFCYGEDGYHINISKRDETTKLPLDKTVSASEFYSFRIMERESEVCYLLRFRNLLNQFLVDMYAKIETERLNYVRNNQKKLRSEEYVHLKDALSKNDEQLSTMGKIIVLPSSFTGGPRYMHERTQDAMTYVRHYGRPDLFITFTCNPKWPEITQLLSEGQQSHDRHDIVATVFNVKVKHMIKLTVGRIFGDTRCHMYTIEWQKRGLPHVHILLWLEEKMRPESIDQIICAELPDPDINPDLYQIIKTTMVHGPCGSFNLKSPCVVNGSDQASFTVQDLDEVTNYQAGRYISSSEAVWRILRFPIHEYDRFPSVMHLAVHLENAQRIYSTEQNVADKVINPKTTTLMAFFELCQVDDFAKTLLYVEVPAYYVWKNNRFDRRKKGKVVSGYLGVKKDQVLGRVYTVHPGNTKCYHLRLLLHEIRGPTSFSTFKTVDGVIHPTFQAACRALGLLEDDTNWCRTLDEACISDSPYKIRELFAIMLVFCHVDDLPKLWEKYRDYFSEDIKREVERDGGNVELLLDVIYNKCLILFEDIVISMSGKTLLQFGLHSPIRDERFIVTNRQYLRKLSYDTVYLTKVVAENVPKLNLEQKKVYNEILNSIISDSGQLYFLDAPGDTGKTFLINILLAKIRSEKNIAIAIASSGIAATLIDGGKTAHSAFKLPLNLGYSESPLCKISKQSDMAHVLREAKIIIWDECTMAHKNGIEALNSLLQDIRGCYRIMEGVIVLLAGDFRQTLPVVPRGTRADKVKACIKSSILWPSVKVLSLTINMRVHLQPNSKAEEFSKILIDIGDGKIPEEDGRINVSYINCETVPDLITLTDKIYPNIDKAGDNCSSWLKERAILTPTNEQVNCINNFLLEKLPTEQVRYESVDKVLEDEEAVHYPVKFLHTLNPLGIPPHVLQLKIGTPIMLLRNLNPPKLCNGTRLQVKVLHKNVIEAMIFNGKYEGETVFMSKFLMP, encoded by the exons ATGTGCTGCAGTAGTGGTAAAGTCCAACTTTCTAAGCTTGGCCCCTATGCTGAACCTTTACACAGCCTATTGACTCATCAGGATCCACTATCAGaacattttctgaaaaatgCCCGTAAGTATAATGGATGTTTCCAAATGACATCTTTTGGAGCCAAAGAG TACTTTGTTGGTGATGAATGTCATGAAAGAGACATCCGTTGTGTAATTTATCCTGGCGTTTATCCGGAATTAGTTCATCAACTGCAGAAGTTGTTACATCAGCATAACAAATATCTTCAGGATTTTAAGGCTGCAATAGATTCAATTCTTAAAGATCAAAAAGACttcaaagtaataattaatgctGACAGAAAACCGGCTGGAGAACATAAGGGCGGTTTTAATGCTCCTCAGGCAAAAGAAGTTGCAGTTCTAATTGTTGGACAGGATTTCGAAAAAAGAGACATTGTTTTTCACAGTAGAGACtgttttgtcgaaaactatcCAATGCGGATAATTCcc CGGTTAAACAGAGACAATAAGTTGATGCGAATTAGTGAAACACACCGCTCATATGATGCTTTACAATATCCTTTGATGTTCTGTTATGGAGAAGATGGCTATCACATCAACATATCTAAGCGTGACGAGACGACTAAACTGCCTCTCGATAAGACAGTATCTGCTTCAGAATTTTACAGCTTTAGAATTATGGAGCGTGAGAGTGAAGTGTGCTATTTATTGCGATTCCGCAatcttttaaatcaatttttagttgACATGTACGCAAAAATTGAGACTGAAAGACTTAACTATGTTCGTAACAACCAAAAAAAACTGAGAAGTGAGGAATACGTTCACTTGAAAGATGCTTTGTCAAAAAATGATGAACAATTATCAACAATGGGAAAAATAATTGTGTTGCCTTCTTCTTTTACTGGAGGACCCCGTTACATGCATGAGCGAACTCAAGATGCGATGACATATGTACGTCATTATGGACGGccagatttatttataacattcACCTGCAATCCTAAGTGGCCGGAAATAACGCAGCTTTTGAGTGAAGGTCAACAGTCTCATGATAGACATGACATCGTAGCGACGGTTTTCAATGTGAAAGTTAAACATATGATAAAACTTACAGTAGGTCGTATCTTTGGTGACACGAGGTGTCACATGTACACCATAGAATGGCAGAAACGTGGACTCCCTCATGTTCATATTCTATTATGGTTAGAAGAGAAAATGAGACCAGAGTCTATTGACCAAATTATCTGCGCTGAGTTACCTGATCCAGACATAAATCCAGATCTTTATCAAATTATCAAGACAACCATGGTTCACGGTCCATGTGGatctttcaatttaaaatcacCCTGTGTTGTTAATG gaTCTGACCAAGCATCGTTTACCGTTCAGGATCTTGATGAGGTGACGAACTACCAGGCGGGACGTTACATCAGTAGCTCTGAAGCAGTCTGGCGAATACTTCGTTTTCCTATTCATGAATATGACAGGTTTCCTTCGGTGATGCATCTTGCTGTACATCTTGAAAATGCTCAaagaatttattctactgAGCAAAATGTGGCTGACAAAGTAATTAATCCAAAAACAACAACACTAATGGCTTTTTTTGAGCTTTGCCAAGTTGATGACTTTGCAAAAACTCTTTTGTATGTTGAAGTTCCAGCTTATTACGTATGGAAAAATAACCGCTTTGATAGAAGAAAAAAGGGTAAGGTTGTTTCAGGTTATTTAGGAGTCAAGAAAGATCAAGTTTTAGGTAGAGTTTATACCGTGCATCCCGGAAATACTAAATGTTATCACCTGCGTCTTCTCTTACATGAGATTCGAGGTCCTACATCattttctacttttaaaaCTGTTGATGGAGTGATTCATCCAACATTTCAAGCAGCATGTAGAGCACTTGGTCTTCTAGAAGATGATACTAATTGGTGTCGCACTCTGGATGAAGCTTGCATCTCTGATTCGCCCTACAAGATCCGTGAGCTGTTTGCCATTATGTTAGTTTTTTGTCATGTTGACGACCTACCAAAATTATGGGAGAAATATCGAGATTATTTTTCAGAAGATATTAAGAGAGAGGTAGAACGAGACGGTGGAAATGTTGAGCTGTTACTTGATGTTATTTACAACAAATGTCTTATACTATTTGAAGATATTGTTATATCAATGTCTGGAAAAACACTTCTTCAGTTCGGTCTCCACTCTCCAATCCGAGATGAAAGGTTTATTGTCACTAATCGTCAATATTTGCGTAAATTGTCTTACGACACCGTCTATTTAACTAAAGTTGTAGCAGAAAATGTTCCTAAATTAAATCTAGAACAGAAAAAAGTttacaatgaaattttaaattcaattatatcTGATTCTGGGCAGTTGTATTTTCTTGATGCTCCAGGTGACACTGGAAAAACGTTTTTAATCAATATACTGCTTGCGAAAATCAGGAGTGAAAAAAACATCGCTATAGCCATTGCTTCTTCAGGAATTGCTGCGACTTTGATAGACGGAGGTAAAACAGCTCACTCTGCCTTTAAACTACCTCTCAATTTAGGTTATTCTGAGTCTCCACTTTGTAAAATCTCTAAACAGAGTGATATGGCTCATGTGCTGCGAGaagcaaaaattattatctgggACGAGTGCACTATGGCTCACAAAAATGGTATTGAAGCTCTAAACAGTTTGCTCCAAGACATTAGAGGTTGCTACCGAATTATGGAAGGAGTAATTGTTCTCTTGGCCGGTGATTTTAGACAAACTTTGCCTGTTGTGCCACGAGGAACACGTGCAGATAAAGTTAAAGCCTGTATCAAGTCATCAATTTTATGGCCTTCGGTCAAAGTTCTATCTTTGACCATCAATATGCGTGTTCATCTTCAGCCAAATTCGAAAGCAGAAGAGTTTTCAAAAATACTGATTGATATAGGTGATGGCAAAATTCCGGAAGAAGACGGAAGAATAAACGTGTCCTATATTAATTGTGAAACTGTCCCAGATTTAATCACCTTGACTGACAAAATATACCCGAATATTGACAAAGCTGGCGACAATTGTAGTTCATGGTTAAAGGAGAGAGCCATCCTCACACCAACCAATGAACAAGTCAATTGTATTAACAACTTTTTGCTGGAGAAACTGCCAACTGAGCAAGTAAGATATGAATCGGTGGACAAAGTACTGGAGGATGAAGAAGCTGTCCACTATCCTGTTAAATTCTTACACACTCTCAATCCACTAGGGATACCACCTCATGTTCTTCAACTCAAGATTGGCACTCCAATAATGTTGCTCCGCAATTTAAATCCGCCAAAATTATGTAATGGTACCAGGCTTCAAGTCAAGGTCTTACACAAAAATGTCATTGAAGCCATGATTTTCAACGGAAAATATGAAGGAGAAACTGTATTCATGTCAAAGTTTCTTATGCCATGA
- the LOC123261374 gene encoding uncharacterized protein LOC123261374, whose product MDSNQLSPDWSSLSTDDKLTLVMKSVAQLPVLTTEFKTLSSKIDDLGSRLNMLQIEQSNTKEALNSINSNVNSNTTNIIQLRNELETIKEDTLKNSKSLADQHALISSVATSNDSSGVLPNYQVTSELVISGIPDSVVQGSSAIEITSSVFKALKVPELKTDILSSRLIEKRAKSFSNIVKDNAKPILHSIIVKLKSPKIRDYIIESKRKLKTLLIKTVFPETANVSKGFLYVNEFLNAEIHKLLLITKSKAKTLRFKYVWVQNGLIFVKKDGNTAKIKICSEADLIKLD is encoded by the coding sequence ATGGATTCAAATCAGCTTTCCCCCGATTGGTCTTCATTATCTACAGATGACAAACTTACATTAGTGATGAAGTCAGTTGCGCAATTACCAGTGCTTACGACTGAATTTAAGACATTGTCTTCAAAAATCGATGATCTTGGTTCTCGATTAAATATGTTACAAATTGAGCAATCTAATACCAAAGAGGCTCTTAATTCTATAAACTCTAATGTAAATTCGAACACTACCAATATCATCCAACTAAGAAATGAGCTTGAAACTATCAAGGAAGATacactaaaaaattctaaaagttTAGCTGATCAACATGCCTTAATTTCAAGTGTTGCTACATCAAATGATTCTTCTGGAGTCCTGCCTAATTACCAAGTTACATCAGAATTGGTTATCTCAGGCATTCCGGATTCAGTTGTCCAAGGTTCATCTGCAATAGAGATCACTTCTAGTGTATTCAAAGCTCTCAAAGTACCCGAACTCAAGACTGACATACTTTCTTCTAGGTTAATAGAAAAGAGAGCCAAAAGCTTTTCAAATATTGTAAAAGATAATGCAAAACCTATCTTGCACTCAATCATAGTTAAACTTAAATCTCCTAAAATACGAGATTATATTATAGAAAGTAAGAGAAAGCTTAAAACATTACTAATTAAAACTGTCTTCCCGGAAACGGCAAATGTTTCTAAGGGTTTTTTATatgttaatgaatttttaaatgctgaAATACATAAATTGTTACTTATAACTAAGTCTAAGGCTAAAACTCTACGTTTTAAGTATGTTTGGGTGCAAAATGGtttgatatttgttaaaaaagatGGCAATACTGCTAAAATTAAGATCTGTTCTGAAGCCGATCTTATTAAACTTGATTAA
- the LOC123261729 gene encoding protein ALP1-like, translating into MDNIFEHLIVDEILFDQVEQNLRNGFYQFLGLVNGEMMDDFILLDGDLNGDPELDVRGDAPARILNFYEEVIPQYDDEQFKSHFRMSREVFQELSNIIEQYIRRPNNAIPLEKKILMTLWVLATPESFRSVADRFNFSKSTGHSIFKEIIIIIANDLLPQFIVWPNAEESAEIENAFLNKPGGFPGIVGAVDGCHINIKQPPGNPNDYYNRKGSHSVILQDTYDHEGKFIDILVGRPGRAHDSPVFKSSPLYAKITNPENPLLGQNQHILADSAYPLMIHILTPFKDNGHLSPLQLKYNVRHASLRSVIERAFGILKVKFRQLHYLDVQSI; encoded by the exons AtggataatatttttgaacatttaatagttgatgaaattttatttgatcaaGTGGAGCAAAATCTCCGAAAtggattttatcaatttctcg gACTTGTTAATGGTGAGATGAtggatgattttattttattagatgGTGATTTGAATGGAGATCCCGAATTAGATGTACGTGGTGATGCTCCAGCTAGaatcctaaatttttatgaagaaGTGATTCCGCAGTATGATGATGAGCAGTTTAAGTCTCACTTTCGGATGTCGCGAGAAgtttttcaa GAACTGAGTAATATTATTGAGCAATATATCCGCCGTCCTAATAATGCAATaccattagaaaaaaaaattctaatgacCTTGTGGGTTCTGGCTACTCCAGAAAGTTTTCGTTCTGTAGCTgatagatttaatttttctaaaagtaCTGGacattcaatatttaaagaaataataattattatagcaAATGATTTACTTCCACAATTTATTGTGTGGCCAAATGCTGAGGAGTCTGCAGAAATTGAAAAC gcttttttaaataaacctGGTGGATTTCCTGGCATTGTCGGTGCCGTCGATGGTTGTCACATTAATATCAAACAACCTCCTGGAAACCCTAACGACTATTACAATCGAAAAGGAAGCCATTCAGTTATTTTACAAg ATACATATGATCACGAGGGTAAATTTATCGATATTTTGGTTGGACGTCCTGGAAGAGCTCATGATTCACCAGTATTCAAAAGTTCGCCATTATATGCTAAAATAACTAACCCAGAAAATCCTTTATTAGGACAAAATCAGCATATTTTAGCAGATTCAGCGTATCCACTGATGATTCATATTTTGACTCCATTTAAAGACAATGGCCATTTAAGCccattacaattaaaatataatgtaaGACATGCTTCATTACGATCTGTAATAGAACGTGCATTTGGAATATTAAAAGTGAAGTTTCGTCAGTTGCATTATTTGGACGTTCAGTCCATTTAA